Proteins from one Nitrobacteraceae bacterium AZCC 2146 genomic window:
- a CDS encoding 1-acyl-sn-glycerol-3-phosphate acyltransferase (product_source=TIGR00530; cog=COG0204; ko=KO:K22617; pfam=PF01553; smart=SM00563; superfamily=69593; tigrfam=TIGR00530; transmembrane_helix_parts=Inside_1_4,TMhelix_5_27,Outside_28_279) translates to MIRFVFVLFAVTVLTLLLVPFQLIGMAFGLRLQQSIPHLYHRIFCALAGVRIRQVGTRTSDTPVLILSNHVSWLDICVIGALAPVVFVAKSEVARWPVFGWLAKLQRTIFIERERRQKTGAATQEIGDRLLGGDAVVLFAEGTSSDGIRVLPFRSALIGAVHHALGESAHHKEITVQPMSLAYVGFGGLPVGRALRENVAWYGDVDLIPHFIGILASGATDITVTWGDAVAYDMSADRKQIARDAEQAVRRMTSAALRAGPPKKTAPLPASEPAAPAIA, encoded by the coding sequence ATGATCCGTTTCGTCTTCGTCCTTTTCGCCGTCACCGTGCTCACGCTGCTGCTGGTGCCGTTTCAACTGATCGGCATGGCGTTTGGCCTGCGGCTGCAGCAAAGCATTCCGCATCTGTATCACCGCATTTTCTGTGCGCTCGCCGGCGTGCGGATTCGCCAGGTCGGCACGCGCACCAGCGACACGCCGGTGCTGATCCTCTCCAACCACGTCTCGTGGCTCGACATCTGCGTCATCGGCGCGTTGGCCCCAGTGGTGTTCGTTGCCAAGAGCGAGGTGGCGCGCTGGCCGGTGTTCGGCTGGCTCGCGAAACTGCAGCGCACTATCTTCATCGAGCGCGAGCGGCGGCAGAAGACCGGTGCAGCGACGCAGGAGATCGGCGATCGCCTGCTCGGCGGCGACGCCGTGGTGCTGTTCGCCGAGGGGACGTCCAGCGACGGCATTCGCGTCCTGCCGTTTCGCTCGGCGCTGATCGGCGCGGTGCATCATGCGCTCGGCGAGTCCGCGCATCACAAAGAGATTACCGTACAGCCGATGTCGCTGGCCTATGTCGGCTTCGGCGGCCTGCCGGTGGGACGTGCGCTGCGCGAAAACGTGGCGTGGTATGGCGACGTCGACCTGATCCCGCATTTCATCGGCATCCTCGCCTCCGGCGCCACCGATATCACCGTGACCTGGGGCGACGCCGTCGCCTACGACATGAGCGCAGATCGCAAGCAGATCGCCCGCGACGCCGAACAGGCGGTGCGGCGGATGACGTCGGCCGCGCTGCGCGCTGGCCCGCCGAAGAAGACGGCGCCCCTCCCCGCTTCTGAACCAGCAGCGCCGGCCATAGCCTGA
- a CDS encoding PAS domain-containing protein (product_source=COG2202; cath_funfam=3.30.450.20; cog=COG2202; pfam=PF12860; smart=SM00091; superfamily=55785; transmembrane_helix_parts=Outside_1_9,TMhelix_10_32,Inside_33_198), with the protein MPYDWRVILDPVFGTAMALSAGVGIAVVVRLLQRKKQKAEKHERHATAERLSEALDRIDIGVVLLNADTRAEFINRAFRNYFALPDDKADSKPPLIALMYHGRDIRAYELPEDELDAFIARRVEMIRAGDPTPINLRLTSGQVLRLSCTVLPDGGRMLSYTPITDLIRRNDDLAERDYYLSLRGGGDVFRGSHLRAAE; encoded by the coding sequence ATGCCATACGACTGGCGCGTGATTCTCGACCCAGTTTTTGGAACAGCGATGGCGCTGTCAGCCGGCGTCGGCATCGCTGTCGTCGTCCGCCTGCTGCAACGAAAGAAACAAAAGGCGGAAAAGCACGAACGCCACGCCACCGCCGAGCGGCTGTCGGAGGCCCTCGACCGGATCGACATCGGTGTCGTGCTGCTCAATGCCGACACCCGCGCCGAATTCATCAACCGCGCCTTCCGCAACTACTTCGCGCTGCCCGACGACAAGGCCGACAGCAAGCCGCCGCTGATCGCGCTGATGTATCACGGCCGCGACATCCGCGCTTACGAACTACCGGAAGACGAGCTCGATGCTTTCATCGCGCGGCGCGTGGAGATGATCCGCGCCGGCGATCCAACGCCGATCAACCTGCGGCTCACCAGCGGCCAGGTGTTGCGGCTGAGCTGCACCGTTCTGCCGGATGGCGGCCGGATGCTGAGCTACACACCGATCACCGACCTCATTCGCCGCAACGACGACCTCGCCGAGCGGGACTACTATCTGTCGCTGCGTGGCGGCGGCGACGTGTTCCGCGGCAGCCATCTGCGCGCCGCCGAATAG
- a CDS encoding uncharacterized protein (DUF486 family) (product_source=COG3169; cog=COG3169; ko=KO:K09922; pfam=PF04342; superfamily=103481; transmembrane_helix_parts=Inside_1_4,TMhelix_5_27,Outside_28_36,TMhelix_37_56,Inside_57_76,TMhelix_77_91,Outside_92_94,TMhelix_95_114,Inside_115_118) gives MPFTIPPLLLPILMLFASNVFMTFAWYGHLKFKESSLPLVIMVSWGIAFFEYWLAVPANRWGSAVYSAAQLKTMQEVITLVVFAGFSALYLKEPLGWNHALGFAFIGLGAFFIFHKWS, from the coding sequence ATGCCTTTTACCATTCCGCCGCTGCTGTTGCCGATCCTGATGCTGTTCGCCTCCAATGTGTTCATGACCTTTGCCTGGTACGGTCATCTGAAATTCAAGGAATCTTCGCTGCCGCTCGTCATCATGGTGAGCTGGGGCATCGCCTTCTTCGAATACTGGCTGGCGGTGCCGGCCAACCGCTGGGGCAGCGCGGTCTATTCGGCGGCGCAGCTGAAGACGATGCAGGAGGTGATCACGCTGGTCGTGTTCGCCGGCTTCTCGGCACTCTACCTGAAGGAGCCGCTCGGCTGGAATCACGCGCTGGGATTTGCGTTCATTGGGCTCGGAGCGTTCTTTATTTTTCACAAGTGGTCGTGA
- a CDS encoding aryl-alcohol dehydrogenase-like predicted oxidoreductase (product_source=COG0667; cath_funfam=3.20.20.100; cog=COG0667; pfam=PF00248; superfamily=51430) produces MQIRNLGGSGLRVSAVGLGCNNFGQRTDLETSRKVIHKAIDLGITLFDTADIYAGMGGSETVLGQVLGDRRKDIVLATKYSKPMANDGSKQGASRRYIMAAVEASLTRLKTDYIDLYQQHDFDPLTPIEETLRALDDLVRQGKVRYIGNSNFPAWRLAEAEMTARGINVSPFVSCQDEYSLVVRDIEKDLLPAAQHYNLGLLPFFPLASGLLTGKYQRGAAPPADSRFAKAPALRDRSVTPRNEAIVEKLEAFVKARGHSMLELAFSWLAARPQVSSVIAGATRVEQIEQNVKAIEWTISAEDMAEIDRITLG; encoded by the coding sequence ATGCAAATTCGCAATCTCGGCGGCTCCGGCCTGCGGGTGTCCGCCGTCGGCCTCGGCTGCAACAACTTTGGCCAGCGCACCGATCTGGAAACCTCGCGAAAAGTGATCCACAAGGCGATCGACCTCGGCATCACGCTGTTCGACACCGCCGACATCTATGCCGGCATGGGCGGCTCGGAGACCGTGCTCGGCCAGGTGCTCGGCGATCGCCGCAAGGACATCGTGCTCGCCACCAAATATTCCAAGCCGATGGCCAATGACGGCAGCAAGCAGGGCGCATCGCGGCGCTACATCATGGCCGCGGTGGAAGCCAGCCTGACCCGGTTGAAGACCGACTACATCGATCTCTACCAGCAGCACGATTTCGATCCGCTGACGCCGATCGAGGAGACGCTACGCGCGCTGGACGACCTCGTCCGCCAGGGCAAGGTGCGCTACATCGGCAATTCGAATTTCCCGGCCTGGCGCCTCGCCGAAGCCGAGATGACCGCGCGCGGCATCAACGTCAGCCCGTTCGTGTCGTGCCAGGACGAATACAGCCTCGTGGTGCGCGACATCGAGAAGGACCTGCTGCCGGCGGCGCAGCACTACAATCTCGGCCTGCTGCCGTTCTTCCCGCTGGCCAGCGGCCTGCTCACCGGCAAGTATCAGCGCGGCGCGGCCCCACCCGCGGATTCCCGCTTTGCCAAGGCACCGGCGCTGCGCGACCGCTCCGTGACCCCGCGCAACGAAGCGATCGTCGAAAAGCTCGAAGCCTTCGTGAAGGCGCGCGGCCACTCCATGCTGGAGCTGGCGTTCTCCTGGCTCGCCGCACGCCCGCAAGTCTCCAGCGTCATCGCCGGCGCGACGCGGGTCGAACAGATCGAGCAGAACGTGAAAGCGATCGAATGGACGATCAGCGCCGAGGA